One Pseudomonas ekonensis DNA window includes the following coding sequences:
- the cyoE gene encoding heme o synthase → MAILIGERPAQALWRDYLELTKPKVVVLMLITSLVGMFLATRAGVPWTVLVFGNLGIALCAGGAAAVNHVVDRRIDAVMARTHKRPLAEGRVAPAAALTFALALALSGQALLLAFTNALTAWLTLASLLGYAVVYTGFLKRATPQNIVIGGLAGAAPPLLGWTAATGHVSAEPLLLVLIIFAWTPPHFWALAIHRKEEYAKADIPMLPVTHGEHYTKVHILLYTFALLAVSLLPYVIHMSGLLYLICALGLGARFLQWAVVLYRGTRPHAAINTFKYSIYYLFLLFIALLVDHYLLLNL, encoded by the coding sequence ATGGCGATTCTGATCGGCGAGCGCCCTGCCCAGGCACTGTGGCGCGACTACCTGGAGCTGACCAAGCCGAAAGTGGTGGTGCTGATGCTCATCACCTCGCTGGTGGGCATGTTCCTGGCGACCCGGGCCGGCGTGCCATGGACGGTGCTGGTGTTCGGCAACCTGGGCATCGCGCTGTGCGCCGGCGGCGCGGCGGCGGTCAACCATGTGGTGGACCGACGCATCGACGCGGTGATGGCCCGCACCCACAAGCGGCCGCTGGCCGAAGGCCGGGTAGCACCGGCGGCCGCGCTGACCTTTGCGCTGGCGCTGGCGCTGTCCGGCCAGGCCCTGCTGCTGGCCTTCACCAATGCCCTGACCGCCTGGCTGACCCTGGCCTCGCTGCTCGGCTACGCGGTGGTCTACACCGGTTTCCTGAAACGGGCGACCCCGCAGAACATCGTCATCGGCGGCCTCGCCGGCGCCGCCCCGCCGCTGCTGGGCTGGACCGCCGCCACCGGCCACGTCAGCGCCGAACCCCTGCTGCTGGTGCTGATCATCTTCGCCTGGACGCCGCCGCACTTCTGGGCCCTGGCCATCCACCGCAAGGAGGAATACGCCAAGGCCGACATTCCGATGCTGCCGGTCACCCACGGCGAGCACTACACCAAGGTGCACATCCTGCTGTACACCTTCGCCCTGCTGGCGGTCAGCCTGCTGCCTTACGTGATCCACATGAGCGGGCTGCTGTACCTGATCTGCGCGCTCGGGCTGGGCGCCCGGTTTCTGCAATGGGCCGTTGTGCTGTACCGTGGCACTCGGCCGCACGCGGCGATCAACACCTTCAAGTACTCTATTTATTACTTGTTCCTGCTGTTCATCGCCCTGCTCGTAGACCACTACCTATTGTTGAACCTATGA
- a CDS encoding SURF1 family protein, translating into MKRFRPGVVPTVAVILLLPLMVSLGFWQLGRGAEKTALLASYAERRAAEPMAAAELLHSADPAFRRVHLHGRFDAAHSLLLDNRQRDGKVGVELLQPFQDRRTGQWLLVNRGWLPWPDRRVVPQFATPADAVDLDAWVYVAPGATFQLHADPVSDVWPQTVTAVEPARLWKTLERDGFAYEVRAETGPVSYRSDWPVVAMGPEKHLGYAVQWFAMATALLGLYLYLGWHNAKEKHHGSGHESTQHV; encoded by the coding sequence ATGAAACGCTTCCGGCCCGGCGTCGTGCCGACGGTGGCGGTGATCCTGCTGCTGCCGCTGATGGTGTCGCTGGGCTTCTGGCAACTGGGCCGCGGCGCGGAGAAGACCGCCTTGCTCGCCAGCTACGCCGAACGCCGCGCGGCCGAACCGATGGCCGCCGCCGAACTGCTGCACAGCGCCGATCCGGCCTTCCGACGGGTGCACCTGCACGGCCGCTTCGATGCCGCCCACAGCCTGCTGCTCGACAACCGCCAGCGCGACGGCAAGGTCGGCGTCGAGCTGCTGCAGCCCTTCCAGGACCGGCGCACCGGCCAGTGGCTGCTGGTCAACCGCGGCTGGCTGCCGTGGCCGGACCGGCGCGTTGTGCCGCAGTTCGCCACCCCGGCCGACGCAGTGGACCTGGATGCCTGGGTCTACGTCGCCCCCGGGGCGACGTTCCAGCTGCATGCCGATCCGGTCAGCGACGTCTGGCCGCAGACCGTCACCGCCGTCGAACCCGCCCGGCTGTGGAAAACCCTCGAACGCGACGGCTTCGCCTATGAAGTGCGCGCGGAAACCGGCCCCGTCAGCTACCGGAGCGACTGGCCGGTGGTGGCGATGGGCCCGGAAAAACACCTCGGCTACGCCGTGCAGTGGTTCGCCATGGCCACCGCGCTGCTCGGCCTCTACCTGTATCTCGGCTGGCACAACGCAAAGGAGAAACACCATGGGAGCGGCCATGAATCCACCCAGCATGTCTGA
- a CDS encoding cytochrome c oxidase subunit 3 produces MATHEHYYVPAQSKWPIVATVGMVTTVYGLATWFNDLKAARPESHGPLIFFIGGLLLAYMLFGWFGAVIKESRAGLYSPQLDRSFRWGMSWFIFSEVMFFIAFFGALFYVRHVSGPALGGEGTKGIAHMLWPNFEFVWPLLNNPDSKLFPPPKEVISPWGLPLINTILLVSSSVTVTIAHHALKKGHRGALKLWLAVTVLLGCGFLALQAEEYMHAYHELGLTLGSGIYGATFFMLTGFHGAHVTIGTIILFVMLVRIMRGHFDAEHQFGFEAASWYWHFVDVVWIGLFVFVYVL; encoded by the coding sequence ATGGCGACTCATGAGCACTATTACGTTCCGGCCCAGAGCAAGTGGCCGATCGTGGCGACCGTCGGCATGGTCACCACGGTGTATGGCCTGGCGACCTGGTTCAACGACCTGAAGGCGGCGCGCCCGGAATCCCACGGCCCGCTGATCTTCTTCATCGGCGGCCTGCTGCTGGCGTACATGCTGTTCGGCTGGTTCGGCGCAGTGATCAAGGAAAGCCGTGCGGGGCTGTACAGCCCGCAGCTGGACCGCTCGTTCCGCTGGGGCATGAGCTGGTTCATTTTCTCGGAGGTGATGTTCTTCATCGCCTTCTTCGGCGCGCTGTTCTACGTGCGGCACGTGTCGGGGCCGGCGCTGGGCGGCGAAGGCACCAAGGGCATCGCCCACATGCTGTGGCCGAACTTCGAGTTCGTCTGGCCGCTGCTGAACAACCCGGACTCCAAGCTGTTCCCGCCGCCCAAGGAAGTCATCAGCCCCTGGGGCCTGCCGCTGATCAACACCATCTTGCTGGTGAGCTCCAGCGTCACCGTGACCATCGCCCACCACGCCCTGAAAAAGGGCCACCGCGGTGCGCTGAAGCTGTGGCTGGCGGTCACCGTGCTGCTGGGCTGCGGCTTCCTGGCGCTGCAGGCCGAAGAGTACATGCACGCCTACCACGAACTGGGCCTGACCCTGGGCTCGGGCATCTACGGCGCGACGTTCTTCATGCTCACCGGTTTCCACGGCGCCCATGTGACCATCGGCACGATCATCCTGTTCGTGATGCTGGTGCGCATCATGCGCGGGCATTTCGACGCCGAGCACCAGTTCGGCTTCGAGGCGGCGAGCTGGTACTGGCACTTCGTGGACGTGGTGTGGATCGGCTTGTTCGTGTTCGTCTATGTGCTCTGA
- a CDS encoding cytochrome c oxidase assembly protein → MADSVSMKKLVTRLLSVVVAMFVFGFALVPLYDVMCKAFGINGKTAGQYEGEQTVDTSRQVRVQFLSTNTADMPWDFYPKHDELTANPGAVNEMIFIARNPTDKPMSAQAVPSIAPSNAAAYFHKTECFCFTQQVLQPGQQIEMPVRFIVDRDMPKDVKHLTLSYTLFDITARHPPVAASTGG, encoded by the coding sequence ATGGCTGACTCGGTCTCGATGAAAAAACTGGTCACCCGCCTGTTGAGCGTGGTGGTGGCGATGTTTGTCTTCGGCTTCGCCCTGGTGCCGCTGTACGACGTGATGTGCAAGGCCTTCGGCATCAACGGCAAGACTGCCGGGCAGTACGAAGGCGAACAGACCGTCGACACCTCGCGCCAGGTGCGCGTGCAGTTCCTGTCGACCAACACCGCCGACATGCCGTGGGACTTCTACCCCAAGCATGACGAGCTGACGGCCAACCCCGGCGCGGTCAACGAGATGATCTTCATCGCCCGCAACCCCACCGACAAGCCGATGAGCGCCCAGGCCGTGCCGAGCATCGCGCCGAGCAACGCGGCGGCGTATTTCCACAAGACCGAATGCTTCTGTTTCACCCAGCAGGTGCTGCAGCCCGGTCAGCAGATCGAGATGCCCGTGCGCTTCATCGTTGACCGCGACATGCCCAAGGATGTGAAGCACCTGACGCTGTCCTACACGCTGTTCGACATCACCGCCCGTCATCCACCGGTGGCCGCAAGCACTGGCGGTTAA
- the ctaD gene encoding cytochrome c oxidase subunit I produces the protein MSAVIDDHGHADHAHGPAKGLMRWVLTTNHKDIGTLYLWFAFCMFLLGGSFAMVIRAELFQPGLQIVEPAFFNQMTTMHGLVMVFGAVMPAFVGLANWMIPLMIGAPDMALPRMNNFSFWLLPAAFLLLVSTLFTPGGGPNFGWTFYAPLSTTYAPESVTFFIFAIHLMGISSIMGAINVIATILNLRAPGMTLMKMPLFVWTWLITAFLLIAVMPVLAGCVTMMLMDIHFGTSFFSAAGGGDPVLFQHVFWFFGHPEVYIMILPAFGAVSAIIPTFARKPLFGYTSMVYATASIAFLSFIVWAHHMFVVGIPLVGELFFMYATMLIAVPTGVKVFNWASTMWQGSMTFETPMLFAVAFVILFSIGGFSGLMLAIAPADFQYQDTYFVVAHFHYVLVPGAIFGIFASAYYWLPKWTGHMYDETLGKLHFWLSFIGMNLTFFPMHFVGLAGMPRRIPDYNLQFADFNMVSSIGAFMFGATQIFFLFIVIKTIRGGAPAPAKPWDGAEGLEWSVPSPAPYHTFTTPPEVK, from the coding sequence ATGAGCGCCGTTATCGATGACCACGGTCATGCCGACCACGCCCACGGCCCCGCCAAAGGCCTGATGCGCTGGGTGCTGACCACCAACCACAAGGACATCGGCACGCTGTACCTGTGGTTCGCGTTCTGCATGTTCCTGCTCGGCGGCTCGTTCGCCATGGTGATCCGCGCCGAGCTGTTCCAGCCCGGCCTGCAGATCGTGGAGCCTGCGTTCTTCAACCAGATGACCACCATGCACGGCCTGGTGATGGTGTTCGGCGCGGTGATGCCGGCGTTCGTCGGCCTCGCCAACTGGATGATCCCGCTGATGATCGGCGCGCCGGACATGGCCCTGCCGCGGATGAACAACTTCAGCTTCTGGCTGCTGCCGGCGGCGTTCCTGCTGCTGGTCTCGACCCTGTTCACCCCCGGCGGCGGCCCGAACTTCGGCTGGACGTTCTACGCGCCGCTGTCCACCACCTACGCGCCGGAAAGCGTGACGTTCTTCATCTTCGCCATCCACCTGATGGGGATCAGTTCGATCATGGGCGCGATCAACGTGATCGCCACCATCCTCAACCTGCGTGCCCCCGGCATGACCCTGATGAAGATGCCGCTGTTCGTCTGGACCTGGCTGATCACCGCGTTCCTGCTGATCGCGGTGATGCCGGTGCTGGCCGGCTGCGTGACGATGATGCTGATGGACATCCACTTCGGCACCAGTTTCTTCAGCGCCGCCGGCGGCGGCGACCCGGTGCTGTTCCAGCATGTGTTCTGGTTCTTCGGCCACCCCGAGGTGTACATCATGATCCTGCCGGCCTTCGGCGCCGTCAGCGCGATCATCCCGACCTTCGCGCGCAAGCCGCTGTTCGGCTACACCTCGATGGTCTACGCCACGGCGAGCATCGCGTTCCTGTCGTTCATCGTCTGGGCGCACCACATGTTCGTGGTGGGCATCCCGCTGGTGGGCGAGCTGTTCTTCATGTACGCCACCATGCTGATCGCCGTGCCCACCGGGGTGAAGGTGTTCAACTGGGCCAGCACCATGTGGCAGGGTTCGATGACCTTCGAGACGCCGATGCTGTTCGCGGTGGCGTTCGTGATCCTGTTCTCCATCGGCGGCTTCTCCGGCCTGATGCTGGCCATCGCCCCGGCGGACTTCCAGTACCAGGACACCTACTTCGTGGTCGCCCACTTCCACTACGTGCTGGTGCCGGGGGCGATCTTCGGGATCTTCGCCTCGGCCTACTACTGGCTGCCGAAGTGGACCGGCCACATGTACGACGAGACCCTCGGCAAGCTGCATTTCTGGCTGTCCTTCATCGGCATGAACCTGACGTTCTTCCCGATGCACTTCGTGGGCCTGGCGGGCATGCCCCGGCGGATCCCGGACTACAACCTGCAGTTCGCCGACTTCAACATGGTGTCGTCGATCGGCGCGTTCATGTTCGGCGCCACGCAGATCTTCTTCCTGTTCATCGTGATCAAGACCATCCGCGGCGGCGCGCCGGCGCCGGCCAAGCCTTGGGACGGCGCCGAAGGGCTGGAGTGGAGCGTACCGTCGCCGGCGCCGTACCACACCTTCACCACGCCGCCGGAAGTCAAATGA
- a CDS encoding COX15/CtaA family protein, producing MAKPGFRLALFATLLALIVVLLGAYTRLTHAGLGCPDWPGCYGFISVPKSEAQLAHAELHFPDSPVEAHKGWNEMIHRYFAGTLGMLIAVLAGRAWVDRRRPGQPLKLPLFLLAVVFAQAAFGMWTVTLKLWPQVVTGHLLGGFATLSLLFLLTLRLSGVLPALSVPRRLQHWATAGLALVIAQIALGGWVSSNYAAVACIDFPTCHGQWLPPADFANGFHLTQHIGPNYLGGQLDSDARTAIHLTHRIGALLVTLVLLGLAWQLKAVGMTRLAGLVLAALAAQITLGVSNVLFHLPLPVAVAHNAGGAALLLTMVLVNYHARTALVRVKRPMPAGWRLSPRRHPAAPATLKGETPWRF from the coding sequence ATGGCCAAACCCGGATTTCGCCTTGCGCTGTTCGCCACCCTGCTGGCGCTGATCGTGGTGCTGCTCGGCGCCTACACCCGCCTGACCCACGCCGGCCTCGGCTGCCCCGACTGGCCGGGCTGCTACGGTTTCATCAGCGTGCCCAAGAGCGAAGCCCAACTGGCCCATGCCGAGCTGCACTTCCCGGATTCGCCGGTGGAGGCGCACAAGGGCTGGAACGAGATGATCCACCGCTACTTCGCCGGCACCCTGGGCATGCTCATCGCCGTATTGGCCGGGCGGGCGTGGGTCGATCGCCGACGCCCGGGACAACCGCTGAAACTGCCGCTGTTCCTGCTGGCGGTGGTGTTCGCCCAGGCGGCGTTCGGCATGTGGACAGTGACGCTCAAGCTATGGCCGCAGGTGGTCACCGGGCACCTGCTGGGCGGCTTCGCGACCTTGAGCCTGCTGTTCCTGCTGACGTTGCGGCTGTCCGGCGTGTTGCCGGCCCTGAGCGTGCCGCGTCGCCTGCAACATTGGGCGACCGCCGGCCTGGCGCTGGTGATCGCCCAGATCGCCCTCGGCGGCTGGGTCAGCTCCAACTACGCGGCGGTGGCCTGCATCGACTTCCCCACCTGCCACGGCCAATGGCTGCCGCCGGCGGACTTCGCCAACGGCTTCCACCTGACCCAGCACATCGGCCCCAACTACCTGGGCGGCCAACTGGACAGCGACGCCCGCACCGCCATCCACCTGACCCACCGCATCGGCGCCCTGCTGGTGACGCTGGTGCTGCTGGGGCTGGCGTGGCAACTGAAGGCGGTGGGCATGACCCGCCTCGCCGGGCTGGTGCTGGCCGCCCTCGCCGCGCAGATCACCCTGGGCGTCAGCAACGTGCTGTTCCATCTGCCGCTGCCGGTGGCCGTGGCGCACAACGCCGGCGGCGCCGCGCTGCTGCTGACGATGGTGCTGGTCAACTATCACGCGCGCACCGCCCTGGTGCGGGTCAAACGGCCGATGCCGGCGGGCTGGCGCCTGAGCCCGCGCCGACACCCGGCCGCGCCGGCCACCCTCAAAGGAGAGACCCCATGGCGATTCTGA
- a CDS encoding methionine ABC transporter permease codes for MELLKSLFENIDWLEIWLATGDTLMMLGGSLLFTVLLGLPLGVLLFLCSPRQLLENRGVYAIMSLVVNILRSLPFIILLIVMIPFTVLITGTSLGVAGAIPPLVVGATPFFARLVETALREVDRGIIEATQSMGATTRQIIVNALLPEARPGIFAAITVTAITLVSYTAMAGVVGAGGLGDLAIRFGYQRFQTDVMVVTVVLLLILVQVLQMAGDRLVVHFSRK; via the coding sequence ATGGAACTGCTCAAGTCCCTGTTCGAAAACATCGACTGGCTGGAAATCTGGCTGGCCACCGGCGACACCCTGATGATGCTCGGCGGCTCGCTGCTGTTCACCGTCCTGCTGGGCTTGCCGCTGGGCGTGCTGCTGTTCCTGTGCAGCCCGCGCCAGCTGCTGGAGAACCGCGGCGTCTACGCGATCATGTCGCTGGTGGTGAACATCCTGCGTTCTCTGCCGTTCATCATCCTGCTGATCGTGATGATCCCGTTCACCGTGCTGATCACCGGCACGTCGCTGGGCGTTGCCGGTGCGATTCCGCCGCTGGTGGTGGGCGCGACGCCGTTCTTCGCGCGGCTGGTGGAAACCGCCCTGCGCGAGGTGGACCGCGGCATCATCGAAGCGACCCAGTCGATGGGCGCGACCACCCGGCAGATCATCGTCAACGCGCTGCTGCCGGAGGCCCGTCCGGGCATCTTCGCGGCGATTACGGTGACAGCGATTACACTGGTGTCCTACACGGCGATGGCCGGTGTGGTCGGCGCCGGCGGTCTGGGCGACCTGGCGATCCGTTTCGGCTACCAGCGCTTCCAGACCGACGTGATGGTCGTGACCGTGGTGCTGCTGCTGATCCTGGTGCAAGTGCTGCAAATGGCGGGCGACCGGCTGGTCGTCCACTTCTCGCGCAAATAA
- a CDS encoding MetQ/NlpA family ABC transporter substrate-binding protein, which translates to MKRLFVALAAAAAFSAHAAETLTVAATPVPHAEILEFVKPALAKEGVDLKVKVFTDYIQPNVQVAEKRLDANFFQHQPYLDEFNKAKGTSLVAVAGVHLEPLGAYSSKYKKLDELPSGANVVIPNDATNGGRALLLLDKAGVIKLKDSKNILSTVKDIAENPKGLKIRELEAATIPRVLTQVDLALINTNYALEAKLDPSKDALVIEGNDSPYVNILVSRGDNKDSDAMKKLAAALHSPEVKQFITEKYKGAVLPAF; encoded by the coding sequence ATGAAAAGACTGTTCGTTGCCCTCGCTGCCGCCGCCGCTTTCTCGGCCCACGCCGCCGAAACCCTGACCGTGGCCGCGACCCCGGTGCCCCACGCCGAGATCCTCGAGTTCGTGAAGCCGGCGCTGGCTAAGGAAGGTGTGGACCTGAAGGTGAAGGTGTTCACCGACTACATTCAGCCGAACGTGCAGGTGGCCGAAAAGCGCCTGGACGCCAACTTCTTCCAGCACCAGCCGTACCTCGATGAGTTCAACAAGGCCAAGGGCACCAGCCTGGTGGCCGTGGCCGGCGTGCACCTGGAACCGCTGGGCGCCTACTCCAGCAAGTACAAGAAGCTCGACGAGCTGCCGAGCGGCGCCAACGTGGTGATCCCGAACGATGCCACCAACGGCGGCCGTGCGCTGCTGTTGCTGGACAAGGCCGGCGTGATCAAGCTCAAGGACTCGAAGAACATCCTGTCCACCGTCAAGGACATCGCCGAGAACCCGAAAGGCCTGAAGATCCGCGAACTGGAAGCCGCGACCATTCCGCGCGTGCTGACCCAGGTCGACCTGGCGCTGATCAACACCAACTACGCGCTGGAAGCCAAGCTCGATCCGTCCAAGGACGCGCTGGTGATCGAAGGCAACGACTCGCCGTACGTGAACATCCTGGTGTCCCGCGGGGACAACAAGGACAGCGACGCGATGAAGAAACTGGCGGCCGCCCTGCACAGCCCGGAAGTGAAGCAATTCATCACCGAGAAGTACAAAGGCGCGGTGCTGCCGGCGTTCTGA
- a CDS encoding SCO family protein — protein MTRTQKTVFILVAVIALILGLTVNKVLSGKGQGDPTALIDAGIILLPQSRNLPDVTMTDQDGKAVTVNELKGKWSLLFFGYTFCPDICPTTLAQLRQIKSELPKDAVDKLQIVLVSVDPNRDNPKQLKQYLGYFDPQFIGLTPKSVEELQKVANAVSIPFIPADTSKPNYTVDHSGNLAVIGPDGTQRGFIRAPLNNAKLVAQLPVMLNRQ, from the coding sequence ATGACTCGAACCCAGAAAACCGTCTTCATCCTCGTCGCCGTGATCGCGCTGATCCTCGGCCTGACCGTCAACAAGGTGCTGAGCGGCAAGGGCCAGGGCGACCCCACCGCGCTGATCGACGCCGGCATCATCCTGCTGCCGCAGAGCCGCAACCTGCCGGACGTGACCATGACCGACCAGGACGGCAAGGCCGTCACGGTCAACGAGCTCAAGGGCAAATGGAGCCTGCTGTTCTTCGGCTACACCTTCTGCCCGGACATCTGCCCGACCACCCTCGCCCAGCTGCGCCAGATCAAGAGCGAGTTGCCCAAGGACGCGGTCGACAAGCTGCAGATCGTCCTGGTCAGCGTCGACCCCAACCGCGACAACCCGAAACAGCTCAAGCAGTACCTGGGCTACTTCGATCCGCAGTTCATCGGCCTGACGCCCAAGTCGGTGGAGGAACTGCAGAAGGTCGCCAACGCGGTGAGCATCCCGTTCATTCCGGCCGACACCAGCAAACCGAACTACACCGTCGACCACAGCGGCAACCTCGCGGTGATCGGCCCGGACGGCACCCAGCGCGGCTTCATCCGCGCACCGCTGAACAACGCCAAGCTGGTGGCGCAGTTGCCGGTGATGCTCAACCGACAGTGA
- a CDS encoding twin transmembrane helix small protein, translating to MLKAAIVLMLIATVISLFSGLFFLVKDDSGSNRLVIALSVRVTLAAATVGLIAWGFWSGQLVSHAPW from the coding sequence ATGCTCAAGGCAGCCATCGTCCTGATGCTGATCGCCACGGTGATCAGCCTGTTCAGCGGCCTGTTCTTTCTGGTCAAGGACGACAGCGGCTCGAACCGTCTGGTGATCGCCTTGAGCGTTCGGGTCACTCTGGCCGCCGCCACCGTCGGCCTGATCGCCTGGGGCTTCTGGAGCGGCCAGCTCGTTTCACATGCGCCCTGGTGA
- a CDS encoding methionine ABC transporter ATP-binding protein, whose product MIEFQNVHKTYRVAGKDITALHPTRLSIENGQVFGLIGHSGAGKSTLLRLINRLEDASGGKIIVDGEEITALDANGLRRFRQQVGMIFQHFNLLASKTVADNVALPLTLAGELSRSEIDRRVAELLARVGLSDHAKKYPAQLSGGQKQRVGIARALATKPKILLCDEATSALDPQTTASVLQLLAEINRELKLTIVLITHEMDVIRRVCDQVAVMDAGTIVEQGPVADVFLHPKHPTTKRFVQEDEQIDENEQRDDFAHVPGRIVRLTFQGDATYAPLLGTVARETGVDYSILAGRIDRIKDVPYGQLTLAVTGGDMDAAFARFTAADVHMEVLR is encoded by the coding sequence GTGATCGAGTTTCAAAACGTCCATAAGACTTACCGCGTTGCCGGTAAGGACATCACTGCGCTGCACCCGACCCGTCTGTCGATTGAGAACGGTCAGGTGTTCGGCCTGATTGGCCATTCCGGCGCAGGGAAAAGCACCCTGCTGCGGCTGATCAATCGCCTGGAGGACGCCAGCGGCGGCAAGATCATCGTCGACGGCGAAGAGATCACCGCGCTGGACGCCAACGGCCTGCGCCGTTTCCGGCAACAGGTCGGGATGATCTTCCAGCACTTCAACCTGCTGGCGTCCAAGACCGTGGCCGACAACGTCGCGCTGCCGCTGACCCTGGCCGGCGAACTGTCGCGCAGCGAGATCGACCGCCGCGTGGCCGAACTGCTGGCGCGGGTCGGCCTGTCCGACCACGCCAAGAAGTACCCGGCGCAACTGTCCGGCGGCCAGAAGCAGCGCGTCGGCATCGCCCGCGCCCTGGCGACCAAGCCGAAGATCCTGCTGTGCGACGAGGCCACCAGCGCCCTCGACCCGCAGACCACCGCTTCGGTGCTGCAACTGCTGGCCGAGATCAACCGAGAGCTGAAACTGACCATCGTCCTGATCACCCACGAGATGGACGTGATCCGCCGCGTCTGCGACCAGGTGGCGGTGATGGACGCCGGCACGATCGTCGAGCAAGGCCCGGTGGCCGACGTGTTCCTGCATCCGAAGCACCCGACCACCAAGCGTTTCGTCCAGGAAGACGAGCAGATCGACGAAAACGAGCAGCGCGATGACTTCGCCCACGTGCCGGGCCGCATCGTGCGCCTGACGTTCCAGGGCGACGCGACCTACGCGCCGCTGCTGGGCACCGTCGCCCGGGAGACCGGGGTGGACTACAGCATCCTGGCCGGCCGCATCGACCGCATCAAAGACGTTCCCTACGGGCAATTGACCCTCGCCGTCACCGGCGGCGACATGGACGCGGCGTTCGCCCGCTTCACCGCCGCCGACGTTCACATGGAGGTGCTCCGCTGA